One Prolixibacteraceae bacterium DNA segment encodes these proteins:
- a CDS encoding GLPGLI family protein codes for MKKLLPLLLFFMMIGTLKADDYTIIDTTKVSFYYDYTFVRDTNNITDIDHDDMVLQVGSHCARFSHTSQVELDSATYIYRDYTFEEQYKYIKDILALPSSSKYSSYTLCKGYPKKDEYSIHFYINKKFLRIVEPIFTSWNLEEAKDTTIMGHPCSLATCNYAGRDYRAWYTLDIPISFGPYKFDGLPGLVMRVEDTKKQHVFQLYKIEKRKRKMFYVEYDNQIKVNPEALCGVFRNNIQQRYRQTTGGKKLQFDDPSMNARIANYIISHNNFIERY; via the coding sequence ATGAAAAAACTACTACCCTTACTACTATTCTTTATGATGATCGGCACATTGAAAGCTGATGATTACACCATTATCGATACAACAAAAGTTTCCTTTTATTATGATTATACTTTTGTAAGAGACACTAATAATATAACAGATATCGATCATGACGATATGGTTCTTCAGGTTGGAAGTCATTGTGCTCGTTTTAGCCACACTTCTCAAGTTGAGTTAGACTCTGCAACTTATATTTATAGGGATTACACCTTCGAAGAGCAGTATAAATATATAAAGGATATATTGGCTCTACCATCTTCTTCTAAATATAGTTCGTATACGTTATGTAAAGGGTATCCTAAAAAGGATGAATACTCCATACATTTCTATATCAATAAAAAATTTCTTCGAATTGTAGAACCTATATTTACGAGTTGGAATTTAGAGGAAGCAAAAGATACTACGATAATGGGACACCCGTGTAGCTTGGCTACTTGTAACTATGCGGGACGTGATTATCGGGCGTGGTATACGTTGGATATTCCAATCAGTTTTGGTCCTTATAAATTTGACGGATTGCCTGGATTGGTCATGCGAGTGGAAGATACGAAGAAACAGCATGTTTTTCAGCTATATAAAATAGAGAAACGAAAACGTAAGATGTTTTATGTGGAGTATGATAACCAGATTAAAGTAAATCCCGAAGCACTTTGTGGTGTTTTTAGAAATAATATACAACAGCGTTATAGGCAAACTACAGGTGGAAAGAAATTACAGTTTGACGATCCCAGTATGAATGCACGAATTGCCAATTATATTATCTCTCATAACAACTTTATTGAACGCTATTGA
- a CDS encoding GLPGLI family protein, whose protein sequence is MKKQLFFFIILTISNSLKAKDIVIIDTTKVSFYYDYTFVKDTNNITELSHDDMVLQVGSHCARFSHLFEVELDSACYKYRDYTFEEQYKYIKDVFTLTCPSKFSYYRLYKNYPKVREYSMEFLSNKSFIRTQEPMDKIWSLEEAKDTTIMGHSCSLATCHYAGRDYRAWYTLDIPISFGPYKFDGLPGLVMRVEDSEKQHVFQLYKIGKRKRKMFYVEQDNEIKANPEELCGIFRNNIQQRYRQVTGGKKLQFDDPSMNARLANYVISYNNFIERY, encoded by the coding sequence ATGAAAAAACAGCTATTCTTTTTTATAATCTTAACGATATCAAACTCTTTGAAAGCAAAGGATATTGTCATTATTGATACAACAAAAGTTTCCTTCTATTATGACTATACTTTTGTAAAAGACACGAATAATATCACAGAATTAAGTCATGACGATATGGTCTTACAGGTTGGATCCCATTGTGCTCGTTTTAGTCATTTATTTGAAGTCGAGTTGGATTCTGCTTGCTATAAGTATAGGGATTACACCTTTGAAGAACAGTATAAGTATATTAAAGATGTGTTCACATTAACCTGTCCATCCAAATTTAGTTATTATAGGTTATATAAGAATTATCCGAAAGTAAGGGAGTACTCAATGGAGTTCTTGTCTAATAAAAGTTTTATTCGAACACAGGAGCCTATGGATAAGATTTGGAGCTTAGAGGAAGCAAAAGATACGACGATTATGGGGCACTCTTGCAGTTTGGCCACTTGTCACTATGCGGGACGTGATTATCGGGCATGGTACACGTTGGATATCCCAATCAGTTTTGGGCCTTATAAATTTGACGGATTGCCCGGATTGGTCATGCGAGTGGAAGACAGCGAGAAGCAGCATGTGTTTCAGCTATATAAAATAGGAAAACGAAAACGTAAAATGTTTTATGTAGAACAGGATAATGAGATTAAAGCAAATCCCGAAGAACTTTGTGGTATTTTTCGAAACAATATTCAACAGCGTTATCGTCAAGTTACAGGTGGTAAGAAATTGCAATTCGACGATCCCAGTATGAATGCACGACTTGCCAATTACGTTATCTCTTATAACAACTTTATTGAACGCTATTGA
- a CDS encoding GLPGLI family protein, with translation MKKLLPLLLFLLIPGFLSAKNYTVIDTTKVSFYYDYTFVKDTTNMTELRHDDMVLQVGSRFARFSHNFQVELDSACYIYRDYTFEERYKYIKDVFTLQGPSKYSFYTLYKDYPRKREYSMDFYINKNNIRISEPMVQGWNIEENQDTTIMGHSCSLATCHYAGRDYRAWYTLDIPISMGPYKFDGLPGLVMRVEDTKKQHVFQLYKIEKRKRKMFYVEHDKEIKANPEDLCGIFRNNIQKRYREITGGKKVQFDDPSLNSRLAIVINSYNNFIERY, from the coding sequence ATGAAAAAACTCCTACCCTTACTACTTTTTCTGTTGATCCCCGGCTTTCTAAGTGCGAAGAATTATACGGTAATTGATACCACGAAGGTTTCATTCTATTACGACTATACCTTCGTAAAAGATACTACAAATATGACAGAATTACGTCATGATGATATGGTTCTACAGGTAGGATCTCGTTTTGCTCGTTTTAGCCATAATTTTCAAGTTGAATTAGATTCCGCATGTTATATTTATCGGGATTATACCTTCGAAGAGCGATATAAATATATCAAGGATGTCTTTACGCTTCAGGGGCCATCTAAATATAGTTTTTATACGTTATATAAAGATTATCCTCGCAAGAGAGAATATTCGATGGATTTTTATATCAATAAAAATAATATTCGGATTTCTGAACCTATGGTTCAGGGGTGGAACATAGAGGAGAATCAAGATACGACGATTATGGGGCACTCTTGCAGTTTGGCTACTTGTCACTATGCGGGACGCGATTATCGTGCATGGTATACATTGGATATCCCTATAAGCATGGGACCTTATAAGTTTGATGGACTTCCCGGTTTGGTTATGCGAGTGGAAGACACGAAGAAACAGCATGTTTTTCAGTTATATAAAATAGAGAAACGAAAACGTAAGATGTTCTATGTAGAACATGATAAAGAGATAAAAGCAAATCCGGAGGATCTATGTGGTATCTTTCGTAATAATATTCAAAAACGTTATCGAGAAATAACAGGAGGGAAAAAAGTGCAGTTTGACGATCCAAGTCTCAATTCTCGCCTTGCAATAGTAATAAATTCCTACAACAATTTTATTGAACGCTATTGA
- a CDS encoding CDP-glycerol glycerophosphotransferase family protein, producing MRLKAEIKLTKQIKNWIQIGVVRPCLWTLYIILHTFSIKRRNRVVVMIIEKHFFDNTKALAPVLSEEKDLDVGYIVKHESVRKEMIEAGYQVMPMLSIKALIFFLTAPFVIFSYGSSFIEMFPYFISPRWQEITFMGHGIPVKALSRLVPKYQHYGNHLLLQQYSHALCSGKPESETLCHAHNISIEETWITGMPRTDRLVELMQQPSSVQTDIKKGDRSAILYAPTWRAYGKTDFFPFEDFDLTALKKWLDTHHAILYFRVHKEDLHLNKSFFDQLDMEGPFRMVNQDFEADAVEILPQFDLLISDFSAIVTDFLPIDRPIVFIPYDYKEYEEQVGFLFPYSKMTTGDIVDSQVSLLEALESGLNHPERDQKERQTLCNELYDFVDTKSSLRVVAEIKRALFEKQLHP from the coding sequence ATGAGACTAAAAGCAGAGATAAAACTTACAAAGCAGATAAAGAACTGGATTCAAATAGGAGTCGTTCGTCCCTGTCTTTGGACCCTATATATAATCCTCCACACATTCTCTATCAAAAGAAGGAATCGAGTGGTGGTCATGATCATAGAGAAACATTTTTTTGATAATACCAAAGCATTAGCACCTGTGTTATCCGAGGAAAAGGATTTGGATGTAGGATATATTGTGAAACACGAGTCAGTCAGAAAAGAGATGATAGAGGCAGGTTACCAAGTGATGCCAATGTTATCTATCAAAGCACTCATCTTCTTTCTTACGGCACCGTTCGTTATATTCTCTTATGGAAGTAGTTTCATTGAGATGTTTCCCTATTTTATCTCTCCTCGCTGGCAGGAGATCACCTTTATGGGACATGGAATTCCTGTCAAAGCACTTAGCAGACTGGTTCCTAAATATCAACACTATGGAAACCATCTCCTTCTACAACAATATAGTCATGCTTTGTGTAGTGGAAAGCCCGAATCCGAGACCCTATGTCACGCACACAATATTTCCATAGAAGAGACATGGATAACGGGGATGCCACGCACAGATAGATTGGTAGAGTTAATGCAACAACCATCTTCAGTACAAACAGATATTAAAAAAGGGGATCGAAGTGCAATCCTATATGCACCAACATGGCGCGCTTATGGAAAGACCGATTTCTTTCCCTTTGAGGATTTCGACCTCACAGCGTTAAAAAAGTGGTTAGATACACACCATGCAATCCTTTACTTTAGAGTGCACAAGGAGGATCTACACCTCAACAAATCCTTCTTTGATCAGTTGGATATGGAGGGGCCTTTTAGAATGGTCAACCAAGACTTTGAAGCAGATGCAGTGGAGATTTTACCACAGTTTGATCTTCTGATATCTGACTTCTCGGCCATCGTAACAGATTTTCTACCCATAGACCGTCCTATTGTATTTATCCCTTATGATTATAAAGAATACGAGGAACAGGTTGGGTTTCTGTTCCCTTACAGCAAAATGACCACAGGAGATATTGTGGATAGTCAAGTCTCTCTTCTTGAAGCATTAGAAAGTGGCTTAAACCATCCAGAAAGAGATCAAAAAGAGAGACAAACGCTATGCAATGAACTATATGACTTTGTGGATACCAAGTCCTCTCTACGAGTGGTTGCAGAGATTAAACGGGCACTATTTGAAAAACAACTTCATCCTTAG
- a CDS encoding polysaccharide biosynthesis C-terminal domain-containing protein, translating to MGIIEKQTIKGSFWSFFGAFVAFLNVTILMPRLLSTSQVGLVNVLVAIATICAQFASLGMDAVTTRLFPYFRSKEYKHHGYPFLMLMVGVIGFFLWLFLMKVGVEQRLISHNEANSPLLVGYIHYVVPLVFFLLFFNAFDVLYRLLFNAVIGTFLKEVVVRVLNLILLFIYFCGILTFDQFLFIYVAILGVPLIAILYQLIKREGISFRPNLQFLTPKLTKEMRWVALFGIISGFSGIAIVNIDKYMVTSYLGLSQNGIYSIAFYFGTMVLLPARALKKIGASVISEAWRNNDIKLIEKTYQNSALYQYIMGAILYGGILINLKNIEQILPEEYSSGVLVIVIIGFSNLLEMISGQGAVLLANSHKYRVQAFFQLLLMVLVIVTNAQLIPILGIEGAAMATLISNLIVLLLRGVYIYRRWQVQPIQWKLIRVIFSSTCATALVLCIPYPLLTHWLGDIVVRSSIFLLLMGIANYKTIRRWWEEKRRG from the coding sequence ATGGGGATAATTGAAAAACAAACTATCAAAGGCTCTTTTTGGTCTTTCTTTGGTGCATTTGTTGCCTTCCTAAATGTGACCATATTGATGCCACGCCTTCTCTCTACTTCTCAAGTGGGTTTGGTTAACGTATTGGTTGCGATAGCCACTATCTGTGCGCAGTTTGCATCCTTAGGGATGGATGCGGTAACCACCCGACTGTTTCCATATTTTCGATCTAAAGAGTACAAACATCATGGATACCCTTTCCTAATGTTGATGGTAGGGGTCATTGGGTTCTTTTTATGGCTCTTTCTAATGAAGGTAGGTGTCGAACAGAGGCTCATTTCTCATAATGAAGCCAACTCACCTCTGCTTGTAGGCTACATTCATTATGTAGTCCCACTAGTCTTTTTTCTACTCTTTTTTAATGCTTTTGATGTACTCTATCGACTACTCTTCAATGCTGTGATAGGCACTTTTCTGAAAGAGGTGGTTGTTCGAGTTTTGAACCTAATACTGCTTTTTATCTATTTCTGTGGCATACTAACTTTCGACCAATTCCTATTCATATATGTAGCCATTCTAGGAGTACCATTGATTGCTATACTCTATCAGTTAATCAAACGAGAAGGGATCTCTTTTCGTCCAAACCTTCAGTTTCTTACTCCAAAACTTACCAAGGAGATGCGATGGGTTGCTCTTTTTGGCATTATATCTGGATTTAGTGGAATTGCGATAGTGAATATCGATAAATATATGGTGACCTCCTATCTAGGGCTCTCTCAAAATGGTATCTATTCCATTGCATTCTATTTTGGAACGATGGTTCTTCTTCCTGCTAGAGCCTTGAAAAAGATTGGCGCTTCAGTGATCTCCGAAGCGTGGCGTAACAATGATATAAAGCTCATAGAGAAGACCTACCAAAATAGCGCACTCTATCAGTATATTATGGGTGCTATTCTTTATGGAGGTATTCTTATTAATTTAAAGAATATCGAACAGATATTACCTGAGGAATATTCTTCGGGAGTATTGGTTATTGTTATTATTGGCTTCTCCAATCTCTTAGAGATGATCTCAGGTCAGGGGGCTGTTCTTTTAGCCAACTCTCATAAATATAGAGTGCAGGCTTTTTTTCAACTGCTCTTAATGGTGCTAGTTATTGTGACCAATGCCCAACTTATCCCAATATTGGGTATTGAGGGAGCCGCCATGGCAACCCTAATATCTAATCTAATTGTGCTGTTGCTTCGAGGCGTTTACATCTATCGACGTTGGCAAGTTCAGCCTATTCAATGGAAACTAATCCGTGTTATCTTTAGTTCTACTTGTGCCACTGCTTTAGTCTTATGTATCCCGTATCCATTGCTAACCCATTGGCTCGGAGATATTGTTGTTCGTTCTTCTATCTTTCTCCTGTTGATGGGAATTGCCAACTACAAAACTATTAGGAGATGGTGGGAGGAGAAGCGTAGGGGGTAA
- a CDS encoding YfhO family protein — MKDIHWKKVGTIVGILAIFLVVTYTYFSPLLEGRALQQHDHDTYMGMSSEIRSYRETHHKEALWNNRMFGGMPSYLSGTRYPGNKLSVIDNLLRVGPVPGSSVFLTFVGFFFLMLVCGVSPWVSLIASLAFGFSSFYFIILGAGHNTKAIAISYMAPVLAGILLTFRGKKWLGSAILGVALGLELKAGHPQMTYYLFLMVVIYGLVELYYHLKEKKGVEYFKNIGALSIFAILAVLANSSNLASTYDYSPYSIRGKSTLVSDDKVQKEGLEHNYIFDYSYDVGEAFTAFIPRLKGGGMSEPLDKKSNLFQAIKQQQGAGTARQICRNVPLYWGSQPIVSGPFYFGAVLCFLALFGMFFVRGRLKWWLTITIFVAFLLSLGKHFSLLSDLMVNYFPMYNKFRDVKNIVIIQNLSMAILGAFAVWKVAKRDYKDQEISKALKYSVASLGGICILLILIPSITGNFVGSVDGQLKNAGWPSNWIAALQQDRASIVRADAFRSLLFVLAAATTIWAVWKKKINHKIALVIWAAVVLIDMWPQDKKYLNNSQFVSRRKVENPYAPSKADQYILKDKSLDYRVLNIAVSTFNDASTSFYHNSIGGYHGAKMRRYQDLIEHQITPEIQRIQKGFASIKSEADIHSLFKNMGVLNMLNMKYLIYNPKAMPLTNTAAYGNGWIVDQVDWIEDDNQEMKMLGVADLSHVAVANNDIRSTIGDISSKPREQAEMVTLTQYDPNEMKYEVTCNHNRLVLFSEIYYPKGWKAYVENKEVDIYRVNYLLRGLKLEAGTHHVTFRFEPKSYRIGENISGVISILLLLLLIVIGWKEYKKERK, encoded by the coding sequence ATGAAAGATATCCATTGGAAAAAAGTTGGTACCATTGTCGGTATTCTTGCCATTTTTCTTGTTGTAACTTACACCTACTTCTCCCCTCTTTTAGAAGGGAGGGCATTGCAACAACATGATCATGACACCTATATGGGCATGTCCTCAGAGATTCGATCTTATCGAGAGACACACCACAAAGAGGCATTATGGAACAATCGCATGTTCGGAGGAATGCCATCTTATTTGAGTGGTACACGCTATCCTGGAAATAAACTCTCTGTGATTGACAACTTATTGCGAGTAGGTCCTGTTCCTGGCAGTAGTGTTTTCCTAACTTTTGTTGGATTCTTCTTTCTTATGTTGGTTTGTGGTGTTTCTCCTTGGGTCAGCTTGATCGCTAGTTTGGCTTTCGGATTTTCCTCCTTCTATTTTATTATACTAGGAGCAGGACATAATACCAAAGCGATTGCGATATCTTATATGGCACCAGTCCTTGCAGGAATCTTACTCACCTTTCGAGGGAAAAAATGGCTGGGAAGTGCAATCCTAGGGGTGGCTCTCGGATTAGAACTGAAAGCAGGTCATCCTCAAATGACCTATTACCTTTTCTTAATGGTGGTGATCTACGGTTTGGTAGAACTCTATTACCATCTCAAAGAGAAGAAAGGGGTGGAATATTTTAAGAATATTGGAGCTCTCTCTATTTTTGCAATACTAGCAGTACTTGCAAATAGTTCGAACTTAGCCTCAACATATGATTACAGTCCTTATTCTATAAGGGGGAAATCAACTCTCGTTTCAGATGATAAGGTTCAAAAAGAGGGTCTAGAACACAATTATATCTTCGACTACAGCTATGATGTAGGAGAAGCTTTTACTGCATTTATTCCTCGTTTAAAAGGAGGAGGAATGAGTGAACCTTTGGATAAAAAGAGTAATCTTTTTCAAGCAATAAAGCAACAACAAGGAGCAGGAACCGCAAGACAAATATGTCGCAATGTGCCTCTCTACTGGGGAAGCCAGCCAATTGTAAGCGGTCCTTTTTACTTTGGAGCAGTACTCTGCTTCTTGGCACTCTTTGGAATGTTCTTTGTTCGTGGTAGATTGAAATGGTGGTTGACGATCACTATCTTTGTGGCTTTTCTACTCTCTTTGGGAAAACACTTCTCCCTTCTGAGTGATTTGATGGTAAACTACTTCCCAATGTATAATAAGTTCCGTGATGTAAAAAACATCGTCATCATACAAAATCTGTCGATGGCTATTCTTGGGGCATTTGCTGTATGGAAAGTAGCAAAAAGAGATTACAAGGATCAAGAAATATCGAAAGCCTTAAAGTATAGTGTTGCCTCTTTGGGAGGTATTTGTATTCTACTTATCCTTATTCCTTCAATTACAGGGAATTTCGTGGGCAGTGTTGATGGACAATTAAAAAACGCAGGATGGCCTTCCAATTGGATTGCGGCACTACAGCAGGACCGTGCTTCCATTGTTCGAGCAGATGCTTTCCGTAGCCTTCTTTTTGTACTGGCTGCAGCGACAACAATATGGGCAGTATGGAAGAAAAAGATTAACCATAAGATCGCATTGGTCATTTGGGCTGCAGTAGTTCTAATAGATATGTGGCCACAGGATAAAAAGTATCTGAACAATAGTCAATTTGTTAGCAGAAGAAAAGTAGAAAATCCTTATGCTCCTTCTAAAGCAGATCAATATATTCTAAAAGACAAATCTCTAGACTATCGTGTTCTAAACATCGCGGTAAGTACTTTCAATGATGCAAGCACCTCCTTCTATCACAACTCCATTGGGGGATACCATGGGGCAAAGATGCGAAGATATCAGGATCTAATCGAACACCAAATTACTCCTGAGATACAACGTATCCAAAAAGGGTTTGCATCGATCAAGAGCGAAGCGGATATTCATTCTCTTTTCAAGAATATGGGAGTGTTGAATATGCTCAACATGAAATACCTTATCTATAACCCCAAAGCCATGCCTTTGACCAACACGGCGGCGTATGGTAATGGATGGATTGTAGATCAAGTGGATTGGATAGAGGACGACAACCAAGAGATGAAAATGTTGGGTGTAGCAGACCTATCCCATGTGGCTGTGGCAAACAACGATATTCGTTCCACTATTGGGGATATATCCTCTAAGCCTAGAGAGCAAGCGGAGATGGTAACCTTAACTCAGTATGATCCAAATGAGATGAAGTATGAGGTGACATGTAATCACAATCGATTGGTACTATTCTCTGAAATATACTATCCCAAAGGTTGGAAAGCATATGTGGAAAATAAAGAGGTAGATATCTATCGTGTTAACTATCTACTACGTGGTCTAAAACTAGAAGCAGGAACACATCATGTGACTTTTAGATTTGAACCAAAATCCTACCGTATTGGAGAGAATATTTCTGGAGTAATATCTATTTTATTACTGCTTCTACTCATAGTTATTGGATGGAAAGAATATAAAAAAGAGCGTAAATAA
- a CDS encoding permease-like cell division protein FtsX produces MGKGRQNNKRFRSYISVIFSHQLILFLIGFIMVVYFNAREASKEVYEGIGMSLLISDDISDEVLKEAVLEWKETKQIRQANIISREKAAESIKKIFGEDAFDVIGYNPMQRMVDISLEASFAKEGDINMLRSFLEGFSFVQQIFYKEELLETIRRNLKSLYIISLIVATIFIIVFISLMRVVTKNSMQAQKGVIKNMRLVGASNRFIRKPFLEEACWVGFIGATLALITLVAFVAIMKNFLYPSLISGDLEDRVFLSFIIYCLGIGLTWITTRLQLYSYMKENENQEIF; encoded by the coding sequence ATGGGGAAGGGTCGTCAAAATAACAAACGTTTCAGAAGCTATATATCCGTGATATTTAGCCATCAATTGATTCTATTCTTGATAGGATTCATTATGGTTGTCTATTTCAACGCACGTGAAGCTTCAAAAGAGGTTTACGAAGGGATTGGAATGTCACTTCTAATTTCAGATGATATTTCAGACGAAGTGTTGAAGGAGGCTGTTCTTGAATGGAAAGAGACCAAACAGATACGACAAGCCAATATTATATCTAGAGAAAAAGCAGCAGAGAGTATAAAGAAAATATTTGGAGAAGATGCTTTTGATGTGATTGGATATAATCCTATGCAAAGAATGGTAGACATCTCTCTCGAAGCTTCTTTTGCCAAAGAAGGAGATATCAATATGTTAAGATCCTTTCTCGAGGGTTTTAGTTTTGTTCAGCAGATATTCTACAAGGAAGAACTTTTGGAAACTATTCGTAGAAATCTTAAGAGTCTTTATATCATATCCCTTATCGTCGCCACGATATTTATCATCGTATTCATCTCTTTAATGCGTGTGGTAACCAAGAATTCAATGCAAGCACAAAAAGGGGTGATAAAAAACATGAGGCTAGTAGGGGCATCCAATCGTTTTATTAGAAAACCTTTTCTAGAAGAAGCATGCTGGGTAGGTTTTATTGGAGCCACATTAGCACTTATCACATTGGTTGCATTTGTCGCAATAATGAAGAATTTTCTATACCCATCTCTCATATCGGGAGATCTTGAGGATAGAGTGTTTTTGTCATTCATAATATACTGCCTTGGTATTGGATTGACATGGATCACTACACGACTTCAGCTTTATAGCTATATGAAAGAGAACGAAAATCAAGAAATATTTTAA
- a CDS encoding DUF3098 domain-containing protein, with the protein MNDQKNKKFALEPVNYKLLLVGICIIIFGFILMSGGGSEDPNVFDESIFSFRRITLAPVVVLFGFLFEIYAIMYKPKNK; encoded by the coding sequence ATGAATGATCAGAAAAATAAAAAATTTGCACTAGAACCAGTAAATTACAAACTGTTGTTGGTAGGAATATGTATCATCATCTTCGGTTTTATTCTTATGAGTGGTGGTGGGTCAGAAGATCCAAATGTATTTGATGAGTCTATCTTTAGTTTTCGTCGAATCACTTTGGCTCCTGTGGTAGTTCTTTTTGGATTTCTATTCGAAATCTATGCCATCATGTACAAACCGAAAAATAAATAA
- a CDS encoding undecaprenyl-diphosphate phosphatase: protein MDHIQALILGLLQGLTEFLPVSSSGHLALGGHFLGLKEENNLLFTIVVHGATVLSTIVVFRKDIWELILALFSGKWDEKTQYIVKLIISMIPIGIAGVFFKDPIESLFDGNIVFVGSMLLITALLLSFTYFFKRKNTKEVSFKDAMIIGIAQALAVVPGISRSGSTIATGILLGDKKESIAKFSFLMVLAPIIGANLLDVLGGDLTASSTISTSVLCTGFVAAFLSGLLACKWMINIVKRGKLIYFAIYCAIIGLISIFVG, encoded by the coding sequence ATGGATCACATTCAAGCATTAATCCTAGGCTTATTACAAGGACTTACTGAGTTCTTACCAGTAAGCTCTAGCGGACACTTAGCATTGGGAGGACATTTTCTTGGACTCAAGGAAGAGAATAACCTTCTATTCACCATTGTTGTTCACGGTGCAACAGTACTAAGTACGATTGTTGTTTTTAGAAAAGATATTTGGGAACTCATCTTAGCTCTATTCTCAGGAAAATGGGATGAAAAGACTCAATATATCGTCAAACTTATAATTTCCATGATTCCTATCGGAATCGCTGGAGTCTTCTTCAAAGATCCAATCGAATCTCTTTTTGATGGGAATATTGTATTTGTAGGGTCTATGTTGCTAATCACAGCACTTCTTTTATCTTTCACCTATTTCTTTAAACGTAAAAATACCAAGGAAGTATCTTTTAAAGATGCAATGATTATTGGTATAGCCCAAGCATTGGCTGTAGTACCAGGAATATCAAGATCGGGCTCAACCATTGCTACTGGAATTCTTCTTGGAGATAAAAAAGAATCTATCGCTAAATTCTCTTTTTTGATGGTATTGGCCCCTATTATCGGAGCAAATCTTTTAGACGTTTTGGGTGGTGACTTGACAGCAAGTTCAACGATTTCAACGTCTGTTCTTTGTACAGGATTCGTTGCAGCTTTTCTTTCAGGACTCTTAGCTTGTAAGTGGATGATCAATATTGTGAAGAGAGGAAAGCTGATATATTTCGCAATATATTGTGCAATTATCGGATTAATTTCTATCTTTGTGGGCTGA
- the truB gene encoding tRNA pseudouridine(55) synthase TruB, whose amino-acid sequence MDSFDFKGGEVLTFDKPLEWTSFNVVGKIRYKVCRLLGVKKLKVGHAGTLDPMATGLMVLCTGKATKKIEQIQGTEKEYIADLKLGATTPSFDVETEEDAHFPTDHVDLEKIKSVIPQFLGEIDQTPPIFSAVKVNGRRAYDMARKGEEVELRSKKIFIKEIEVLDFKEQHLVLRVVCGKGTYIRSLARDFGKALESGAYLTALRRTRVGDFDVKDAYTIEAFCEMIDRAMESNK is encoded by the coding sequence TTGGATTCATTTGATTTTAAGGGCGGTGAGGTGCTTACTTTTGACAAACCATTAGAGTGGACCTCTTTTAATGTGGTTGGAAAGATAAGATATAAAGTGTGTCGACTGCTAGGCGTAAAAAAACTAAAAGTAGGACATGCTGGAACTCTAGACCCAATGGCAACAGGACTTATGGTTCTTTGCACAGGTAAGGCAACAAAAAAAATAGAGCAAATTCAAGGTACAGAGAAAGAGTATATTGCGGATCTAAAGTTAGGTGCCACAACACCATCTTTTGATGTAGAGACTGAAGAAGATGCTCACTTTCCTACTGACCATGTAGATTTGGAGAAAATAAAGTCTGTCATTCCTCAATTTTTAGGAGAAATAGACCAGACTCCTCCTATATTCTCTGCCGTAAAGGTAAATGGTCGACGCGCCTATGATATGGCTCGTAAAGGGGAAGAGGTAGAACTAAGGTCTAAAAAAATATTTATCAAAGAGATAGAAGTTTTAGATTTTAAAGAACAACATCTTGTTTTACGTGTTGTCTGTGGTAAAGGGACCTATATCAGATCACTTGCTCGTGACTTTGGTAAAGCACTAGAAAGTGGGGCTTATCTCACAGCACTTCGAAGAACACGTGTTGGAGATTTTGATGTAAAAGATGCTTATACGATTGAAGCTTTCTGCGAAATGATAGATCGTGCCATGGAAAGCAACAAATAG